From the Desulfobacterales bacterium genome, one window contains:
- a CDS encoding type 1 glutamine amidotransferase, with protein sequence MILKGKKMIILVEQMFNDLEFWYPYYRLKEAGCHVVVVGSGSAVEYTGKSGTQAKVDFKAEYISTQDYDGMIIPGGYAPDIMRRYPAMVKLVKDFHSARKIVAAICHAGWMLASAEIVGGRTVTSFYSIRDDLIHAGANWVDEEVVVDGTLITSRTPDDLPVFMRAIIYAAK encoded by the coding sequence ATGATACTTAAAGGCAAAAAAATGATTATTCTTGTCGAACAGATGTTCAATGATCTGGAATTCTGGTACCCGTATTACCGGTTGAAGGAAGCCGGCTGCCATGTGGTGGTGGTGGGCTCCGGCAGTGCGGTTGAGTACACGGGCAAATCCGGTACTCAGGCAAAAGTGGATTTCAAGGCGGAATATATATCAACGCAAGATTATGACGGAATGATAATCCCCGGCGGATATGCTCCGGATATCATGCGGCGGTATCCGGCGATGGTAAAGCTGGTAAAGGATTTTCATTCCGCCAGAAAGATTGTGGCCGCGATCTGCCATGCCGGCTGGATGCTGGCCTCCGCAGAAATCGTCGGCGGGCGGACCGTCACCTCGTTTTATTCGATCAGGGATGACCTGATTCATGCCGGTGCCAACTGGGTGGACGAGGAGGTCGTGGTTGACGGTACCCTCATAACCAGCCGGACCCCGGATGATCTGCCGGTATTTATGAGAGCCATCATATATGCCGCAAAATAG